Within the Mugil cephalus isolate CIBA_MC_2020 chromosome 1, CIBA_Mcephalus_1.1, whole genome shotgun sequence genome, the region CAGCTGCCGGAGTACTGCAGGGAGAATGACATAAAGACTCAGTTACTTTCTTATGAtgttaagagtttttttttctctggtgtaGTAAGTGGCTGCAGGTTTCTAACTGACCTGAGAGACGTAGGCGGATGCAGAGATGGTGAAGGCGTGTCCGCTGAGAGTGAAGGTGACATCAGGCATGTTCTGAATGTTCTGGCACTGCACTATACCCTGTGAGGGGaacggagaaagaaaaagcagaatttgtgtttattgctttttttttttttttttacacttttccaGCTGAAGCAACCAAGCAGGTCCcacttaattatttttatttgagagtTTTGATGTAAGACCATTGAACGCGTGTTTACTCTGTGTTCAGAGAAAGGGAAAATTCACGTCAGGTGGTGTGGTGCGATGGTGTGACTCACATCTCCGTACTGGTCGGTTGTGGCTCCAACCCAGGAGTTCATGTTGTTGATTTCAGTGGTTGGACCAACGATCACAGAGGTACCAGTGTCAATGATGGCCTGGCAGCCTCCAGAGCAGGCCACGGTCTGCCCATTGATGCTAACGCTGCAAGGAGGAGCCGCATGAGGTCGATTACAGTCAAACAGTTATGCAACTcatatttgcatttcttttttttcattctgataaCATGGCCAACAGTTCCAAGCCGTTGGTTTTGTATTTGTACCTGTCCATGGTGATCTGCCAGTAAGTgggagaggacagagggatCCAGACTATTTCTCCAGTGTAGTGACGTTCATCGACGCCCCCAAAAAAGACCTCACTGCCCTCTTCACTGTTACTaggagagaaggaaacaaacaaatgtcacaTACTAAATATTCTTTGATGGAGAGTGACTCCCAGACGACATATTTTCATCTAGTTTAAGTACCCGCTCAGGTAGACAGAGAATATGGGTTGAGAAACCAGTCCCTGACTGATCATGTTGTAAAAGACGGGCACAACATTGTCAGCAGCAATACTCTGGAAGGCCAGTCCCAGGATCCCATCAGCCTGCATGTAAGACATGAACGTAGCCTCTGTCTTGCTGAGTCCAAACACCTGTTTGGCCACAGTAATGCCGCCCACCTGGATACAcagacagctgtcagtcacagttCAACAGACCACAGAGACTTGGCGGTTTGAAGTCTAAATAGATTATGTGTTTTGTTCCAGAGGTTTTGGTTACCACAACAGTGTCGCTGCCCAGAAATCCAGTCATGCTGCCAGTGCCGTACTGGATGGACAGAGGCTGGCCGTCGGATTTATAGGAGCTGGACCTGTGTGGGTCGAATCTCTTATGGTTTTCTGTAGAGGAAAAGGGTCTTTGtcaaatgtgcattttaagaCAAAGTCAAACAGCTTGGAGTATCAGTAACCATGGAGTAATTGCACACTGTATTACCGTGCGCAATAAAACAATTACTAAACAAgtgttttgattttctgtttggAAAACTGTCGCTACAGCAAACTAAAAAAGTAAATGGAAGCAAAACAGATTTATAAAACAGTTACACTGCTTAAATATGAATGACTAAAATATCTTTGACATGTTCCACCGTTGCAGATGGACAAAGTGAAACTCTTTCTATGCATATACATCTGTAGCGTTTTGCATATTTTCCTAAGGAACAGTTGCAAGTAACAAGACTAACATGAAGTAGAAAAGTATAATGGACGTTTACTTGAACTTGGACCTATGTAACACGCTGTCAAATTGTTAGACTAGCTGGCTCTTAATCCCACAAAGGGGAAGACATGACCGAATAATCATGTGTCCAAGTGGCACTCACTGCATGCTGGGCTGTTGCAGTAGATTGAGGGGACCCACAGGTTGGAGGAGCCGGAGTCAAAGATGACACTGAAGGACTGAGGAGGGTTTCCAATGGTGATCACGCCATAGTAGGACAACTGGAATTACACCAGAAGACAGATTAATACCAACAACCACAAGCTTCACATGACAACAGCTAAAGGAGCAACATCTGGATCTTCTCGCTTGTCTGGACTCACATCAGCGTCGTTGGTCATAGACTGAACACCTTCTTGTTGGAATTTGGCCATTGGGTTGTATGGGTGCTTCGCCCTGCACTCCTCCCACAATCCTTTCTCCTTCAGGGTCTCCCTGGCCGTCTTTCCCTTTATCAGGGGAATCCTGCACGGAGCCAAGTGAGTTCACAGTCAGAAAAATCCACACAAGTCTTACATTTTTTAGAGAACAGTTCATAAAAAATATCTTCTTTACTGGTTTTCCATTCCTAACTCAGTCGTAACATGCCAAAAGAAAGACCAAACTCACCTAACGTGGCATTCGGAGAGGGCCACAAGGGCCAGCAGCACTGCGAGGAACTTCATCTTTACAGTAGAACTCAGTAGAGGGAATGTGTTTCAGCTGTGGAGTGCAGCCCTTTATGTACAACAAATCAAGGTTGTTCCTGCGAAATGCCCTCATGCATACCGTGATATGAAGTATCAGCAGGAGATAAGAAATATGTGTCACGCTGATAAAAATTTATAGCTTATCTGAAAGCAAACATCTCTTTAAGTGTCTCACTATAAATCCAGACTGTCTTTATATAATGTTTGAGTGATTATGCTACAATCCAAATCACTGAACTATTGGAACACAATgggaaaaataatgattttctACGTTTCTAGGTTGGAAATCTGAACATGCtgtcttttattaaacaaacacatcgTTTGATTATGCTGTAAGTGTAAAACACTGTAGACGTTTAGTGAATACAGCTATGCCTTAATGTGTTGACATATATACCATGAGTTTCCATGACCAGACAGGTACTGTTTGATGCTGAAACTTTCCAAGGTGTGACCCGAGGTTACGTGGCCCGTGTTATCTGATAACGgtaaatttgaaaaataaagcaggGTGATTAACCTACAATAGCTTTAAGAacaataaagaataataaagtgAATTCCCATAAGCGTTGTCAAAGCATTAAGCGGAAATAGTATTCAGATATTGCACCTAGTACCACAACAGGGCAATAATTAGTCAATAGCAGTTATTTTATAAATTCATCATAGGTTTTATATGTATTAACTTGagtacagtttttctattcttccttcatatattctatttttatgcttatagtgttgttctgtgtttttttgttgtaccattgagcaaagtgaccagagtcaaattccttgtatgtgttcacccGGCCAATAAAGCTGGTTTtgattcttattcttattctgaGTAACTACAGCTGTTACATTAACATACAACACAggacactattttatttttttttatttttacccccGCATCTTTCGATACAGGTTTGGTGGTCAACAAGGAAACTCACAGACCAATTGCAAGCCAGTGAAGTCATCCCACGCGATGACACCGCAACTCTACAGGCCAGACGGTCGGGTCAGAGAGTCGGAGGCAAGTCTCACACGATAAGACTGttgaaagaaaagtaaagatAGCGACAGAAAACAAGGGGGAGTGCCTGTAAACTAGGACTGGTGACTGTTGAGTCAAGATGTGgaacaggaaatggaaaagtCAGGCTTTTTCTCAcgtgcttcttttatttttctgaggtCAGGCATTTTATTTCGACATgcaccattttcacattttcatattttgaaaagcagctcacttttatgtagttaatCGGAgaacattatacattatacatgaCAATAAATACTGTCAAATAGTTTTCTAATCGTGCTGAATGTATTTGATTTACAGTCAGCTATTGATGACTTGCAGATGTTGATACAAGATGATGATGTTGAGACTACTTAGTCCTTGTACACAGTAAATAGTTAGATATTATGATGTTCTGGAGAAATGTTCTCTAAGTGGACCTCTTTAAAATTGACTTGAATACCCCTGATATAGAAGAGGGAGGGAGCTCATTGACACTCGATATTGGGTTACGGCGACATTTTATCCGTGCATGCCTCGGCTGCAGGTGATAGCTGTGATACTTATGTTCCTTCTTTGCCGCATTTCGACGTAGGCCTTTGTCAGACACACATTATGTTGGGATGTGCACTGACTTTCACGAAATTCACTGTTACTTTGCGTCACTTTCCTAGAATAGTCTACATCAAAATCCAAAAGTGGGCAACACAGTAATTATGTTATGTCCAGctgctctttttatttgtgttaatcttaaaatatattttttttatgattgaGTATCGCTACCATTTTgccttttaaatatttgtacCTCAGTTTATCTAATACAGTACAATACTTGAGTACATGCACTCAATTGTAGCAGACTACTAGAAGCACTTTAATGT harbors:
- the LOC125003613 gene encoding pepsin A-like — encoded protein: MKFLAVLLALVALSECHVRIPLIKGKTARETLKEKGLWEECRAKHPYNPMAKFQQEGVQSMTNDADLSYYGVITIGNPPQSFSVIFDSGSSNLWVPSIYCNSPACKNHKRFDPHRSSSYKSDGQPLSIQYGTGSMTGFLGSDTVVVGGITVAKQVFGLSKTEATFMSYMQADGILGLAFQSIAADNVVPVFYNMISQGLVSQPIFSVYLSGNSEEGSEVFFGGVDERHYTGEIVWIPLSSPTYWQITMDSVSINGQTVACSGGCQAIIDTGTSVIVGPTTEINNMNSWVGATTDQYGDGIVQCQNIQNMPDVTFTLSGHAFTISASAYVSQYSGSCQTGFGQGGASQLWILGDVFIREYYAIFDVQAQYIGLAKSV